Below is a genomic region from Triticum dicoccoides isolate Atlit2015 ecotype Zavitan chromosome 5A, WEW_v2.0, whole genome shotgun sequence.
CGGGGGAGGAGCCGCGGCAGGTGACGGCGGCCGGGGTGGCGTCCATGATGCTGGGCGCCTCCATGGCGCTCATGCTCTGCGGCTCCGTCACCTTCATGCTCGGCTTCTTCCTCATGCCCTGGGTCGTCGGCCTCGCCTGCGTCTTCCTCTTCGTCGGCTTCCTCACCAACCTCTCCGGGATCTGGAGGGCCATCCTCTGCTGGCCCGCCGcatgctcctcctcctcgccccatAAGGACGCCTCCACATGTACGTGATCCCCTTTCTTCCGCGTCATCCCCGAGGGGGCGGATTGTTCGGTATC
It encodes:
- the LOC119302207 gene encoding uncharacterized protein LOC119302207, which produces MRTAAEAHQSRLLYELGALLLTIIRSPLGPGEEPRQVTAAGVASMMLGASMALMLCGSVTFMLGFFLMPWVVGLACVFLFVGFLTNLSGIWRAILCWPAACSSSSPHKDASTWHIFPKPPFM